The DNA region GCATCGGCGCGGTCGAGTTCGGCAAGCAGGAAGACCCCGGCATCGGCGTCTACCTGGGTCACGAGAAGCTGCAGTGGTACATCACCGAGGGCCGCGCCCAGGAGAAGGCCAAGAAGGGCGGCGCCCAGGCCTTGGCCAAGAGCCCCGAGGAACTCGACGCCTTCAAGCAGAAGTACACCAAGAAGAAGTTCGCGCCCGCCACCTTCACCGCGGGGCAGGTGATCGAGGGCTTCCTCGGCATCGACGGCGGCTCCACCTCCACCAAGGCCGTGCTGGTGGACAAGGACCGCAACATCCTGTGCAAGACCTATCAGCTCTCCCGCGGCAATCCCATCGAGGATACCCAGGAAGTCATCGCCAAGGTGGCCAAGCAGGTCACCGATCAGGGCGCTACCCTGAACATCCTGGGCGTGGGCACCACCGGCTACGCCAAGGACATCCTGAAGGACGCGGTGGGCGCCGACGTGGCCCTGGTCGAGACCGTGGCCCACACCCAGGCCGCCCTCCACTTCTATCCCGACGCCGACGTCATCTGCGACGTGGGCGGCCAGGACATCAAGATCATCATCCTGCGCGACGGCCGCGTGAAGGACTTCAAGCTCAACACCCAGTGCTCGGCCGGCAACGGCTACTTCCTGCAGGGCACCTGCGAGGGCTTCGGCTTCAAGGTGGAGGAGTTCGCCGACATCGCCTTCAACGCCAAGGGCTATCCCCAGTTCGGCTACGGCTGCGCCGTCTTCATGCAGTCGGACATCGTGGACTTCCAGCGCCAGGGCTGGAAACCGGAAGAGATCATGGCCGGCCTCTGCAACGTGCTGCCCAAGAACATCTGGCTCTACGTCTCGCAGATCCCCAACCTGGCCTCCATCGGACGCAAGTTCATCCTCCAGGGCGGCACCCAGCACAACCTGGCCGCCGTGAAGTCGCAGGTGGATTTCATCGAGTCCCGCTTCAAGGGCAAGGACGTCCAGCCCGAGGTCATCGTCCACCAGCACTGCGGCGAGGCCGGCGCCATCGGCTGCGCCTTCGAAGCCGTGCGCCTGTGGGAGAACGGCAAGCGGACCGAGTTCGTCGGCCTCGACAACATCGCCTCCATCACCTACACCACCACCCGCAACGAGGACACGCGCTGCTACTTCTGCAAGAACAAGTGCCTGCGCACCTTCATCGACGTCAAGACCGCCGTCCCCAATCCCAATTACAAGCCCCCGGTCAAGACCAAGGTGCCGCTCACCCAGGGCGCCCAGCGCCTCATCATCGCTACCTGCGAGAAGGGCACGGTGGAGAACGTCGAGGAGATGCGCGTCATCAAGGGCAACATCGACGCCATCAAGAAGGAGAACCCCAACCTGGTCGAGATCGCCGCCAAGGCCGCCTTCAAGAGCTACGAGCCGCCCGTGGTCGCCGATCCCTTGCCCAAGCACGCCTTCACCGCCGCCCAGAAGAAGCGCGTCGAACTGATGAAGAAGCGCGCCGAACTCAAGATCGGCATGCCCAAGGCCCTGAATATGTACTCCTGCGGGCCCTTCTTCACCGCCTACTTCGAGGCCCTCGGGCTCACCGCCGAGAACCTGCTCTGGTCCGAGTACACCAGCGAGCAGCTCTACAAGGAAGGCGCCAAGCGCGGCGCCATCGACCCCTGCTTCCCCTCCAAGGTCGGCATCCCCCACGTCCACAACCTGCTCTACTCGGTGCACCCCAAGAAGCAGCTCGACGTGGTCTTCTTCCCCATGATCGACTCGCTGCCCACCTTCCTGCTCAATACCCAGTCGGCGCGCGCCTGCCCCACCGTCACCGCCACTCCCGCCTCGGTCAAGGCCGCCTTCACCAAGGAAGGCGACATGTTCAAGGAGAAGGGCGTGGTCTGGAAGGACACCCTCATCTGCCTCGATGACCCCAAGATGGCCCACCGCCAGATGTACGACGACTGGAAGGACATCCTGGGCCTGAGCGAGGAGGAGAACTTCCGCGCCGTGGAAGCGGGCATGGAGGCCATGCGCAAGTTCGAGATGGACATCATGCGCGGCACCGCCCGCGAGGTGCTGCAGCGCCTGGAAACCGAAGACAAGCTGGGCATCGTGCTCCTGGGCCGCCCCTACCACAACGATCCCGGCATCAACCACGAGATCCTGGAGGAGTTCCAGAAGCTCGGCTACCCCGTCTTCTCCC from Terriglobales bacterium includes:
- a CDS encoding BadF/BadG/BcrA/BcrD ATPase family protein; amino-acid sequence: MSGLTDKADRTKRYELLWMGVDVGSTTVKVVVVDGETDEILWQDYQRHETKQPEKALEMLQQIAQDFPATPAENFRAFITGSGGSTVGKHIGAKFVQEVNAVSLAVEKLYPECGSVIELGGQDAKIIIFKEDPETGKKKKLPSMNDKCAGGTGAVIDKINAKLRIPSEQLCEMGYKGLKLHPVAGKCGVFAETDINGLQKQGVPPDELMASLFESIIQQNLSVLTRGNTLRPTVLLLGGPNCYIKGMRDCWKANIPKIWEERNYPLPEGVDPETLIKTPDNAQYFACIGAVEFGKQEDPGIGVYLGHEKLQWYITEGRAQEKAKKGGAQALAKSPEELDAFKQKYTKKKFAPATFTAGQVIEGFLGIDGGSTSTKAVLVDKDRNILCKTYQLSRGNPIEDTQEVIAKVAKQVTDQGATLNILGVGTTGYAKDILKDAVGADVALVETVAHTQAALHFYPDADVICDVGGQDIKIIILRDGRVKDFKLNTQCSAGNGYFLQGTCEGFGFKVEEFADIAFNAKGYPQFGYGCAVFMQSDIVDFQRQGWKPEEIMAGLCNVLPKNIWLYVSQIPNLASIGRKFILQGGTQHNLAAVKSQVDFIESRFKGKDVQPEVIVHQHCGEAGAIGCAFEAVRLWENGKRTEFVGLDNIASITYTTTRNEDTRCYFCKNKCLRTFIDVKTAVPNPNYKPPVKTKVPLTQGAQRLIIATCEKGTVENVEEMRVIKGNIDAIKKENPNLVEIAAKAAFKSYEPPVVADPLPKHAFTAAQKKRVELMKKRAELKIGMPKALNMYSCGPFFTAYFEALGLTAENLLWSEYTSEQLYKEGAKRGAIDPCFPSKVGIPHVHNLLYSVHPKKQLDVVFFPMIDSLPTFLLNTQSARACPTVTATPASVKAAFTKEGDMFKEKGVVWKDTLICLDDPKMAHRQMYDDWKDILGLSEEENFRAVEAGMEAMRKFEMDIMRGTAREVLQRLETEDKLGIVLLGRPYHNDPGINHEILEEFQKLGYPVFSQDSLPLDDEIIWKLFGDEVRAGIIQHPLDVADAWKNSYSENTTRKVWAAKYIARHPNLVALELSSFKCGHDAPIYTVVEEIVEHSGTPYFCFKDIDENKPSGSIKIRVETIGYFLKRYREDMVRNRQKQLTIEEQLRKFEEQLRAELAVAERHRGAEGMGDPNRLVQIAPPAPVDHEMVAGD